In the Terriglobia bacterium genome, one interval contains:
- a CDS encoding transposase, which produces MARPSRNTNRDDIQDGPRTFFVTSKTYGGASLLQTERTANLFIDVLRTYVTTKKFRLHDFVVMPNHFHLQLTLDGRKTIEKTVGLVKGRFSYRAKKELGCRFEVWQPGFSDERVWDRESFLRHRSYIDNNPVKAGLADKPENYPYGSAYFRARKKALRA; this is translated from the coding sequence ATGGCAAGGCCTTCTCGCAACACAAACCGTGACGACATCCAGGACGGTCCGCGCACTTTCTTCGTAACCTCAAAAACTTACGGCGGCGCATCACTCCTGCAAACCGAACGCACGGCCAATCTCTTTATCGACGTTCTGCGGACCTATGTCACAACCAAAAAATTCAGGCTGCATGACTTTGTCGTGATGCCCAACCATTTCCATTTGCAGCTCACACTTGATGGCCGCAAGACGATTGAAAAGACAGTCGGGCTCGTGAAAGGAAGGTTCTCTTATCGCGCGAAAAAGGAATTAGGCTGCCGCTTTGAAGTCTGGCAGCCCGGCTTTTCTGACGAGCGCGTCTGGGACCGCGAAAGCTTTCTGCGCCATCGCTCCTACATTGACAATAATCCCGTCAAAGCCGGCCTGGCCGACAAGCCCGAGAACTATCCTTACGGCTCCGCTTATTTCCGCGCAAGGAAAAAGGCGCTCAGGGCCTAA
- a CDS encoding DMT family transporter has translation MDNLGEIHLNHWTHIFNAFIDPWIILGILFLAGFFYSYLTALSWADLTFVLPATAFGYVVTAFLSRVFLHETVSPWRWAGVLLITCGVGLVARGPSLTERRTKDTTLGKDALGAKEQHELA, from the coding sequence ATGGACAACCTCGGCGAAATCCACCTCAACCACTGGACCCACATCTTCAACGCCTTCATTGATCCCTGGATCATTCTCGGCATTCTTTTTCTCGCCGGATTTTTTTACTCTTACCTCACCGCGCTCTCCTGGGCAGATCTCACCTTCGTTCTTCCCGCGACGGCCTTCGGTTACGTCGTCACCGCGTTCCTGTCGCGTGTTTTCCTGCATGAAACCGTCAGCCCCTGGCGATGGGCCGGCGTCCTCCTGATCACCTGCGGCGTAGGCCTCGTCGCGCGCGGGCCTTCACTCACTGAGCGACGGACCAAAGACACGACACTCGGCAAAGACGCGCTCGGCGCCAAGGAGCAACATGAACTCGCTTAA
- a CDS encoding transposase: protein MARPSRNTNRDDIQDGPRTFFVTSKTYGGASLLQTERMANLFIDVLRIYVTTKKFRLHDFVVMPNHFHLQLTLDGRKTIEKAVGLVKGRFSYRAKKELGCRFEVWQPGFSDERVWDRESFLRHRSYIDNNPVKAGLADKPENYPYGSAYFRARKKSLRA, encoded by the coding sequence ATGGCAAGGCCTTCTCGCAACACAAACCGCGACGACATCCAGGATGGCCCGCGCACCTTCTTCGTGACCTCGAAAACTTACGGCGGCGCATCACTCCTGCAAACCGAACGTATGGCCAATCTCTTTATCGACGTTTTACGAATCTATGTCACAACCAAAAAATTCCGGCTGCATGACTTCGTCGTGATGCCCAACCATTTCCATTTGCAGCTCACTCTTGATGGCCGCAAGACGATTGAAAAGGCGGTCGGACTCGTGAAAGGAAGGTTCTCTTACCGCGCAAAAAAGGAATTGGGATGCCGGTTTGAAGTCTGGCAGCCCGGATTTTCCGACGAGCGCGTCTGGGACCGTGAAAGCTTCCTGCGACATCGCTCCTACATTGACAATAATCCCGTCAAGGCCGGCCTGGCCGACAAGCCCGAGAACTATCCTTACGGCTCTGCTTATTTCCGCGCAAGGAAAAAGTCCCTCAGGGCCTAA
- the hpnJ gene encoding hopanoid biosynthesis associated radical SAM protein HpnJ: protein MPLKTLFLNPPSFENFDGGASSRWPATREIESYWYPVWLAYPAGMLEGSRLLDAPPHHVSAEETIELGKQYEFLVLFTSTPGFPGDIKLVTKMKEANPKLKIAFVGPHVTTLPERSLNECKAIDFVCRREFDYSVVEYANGKPLSEIIGISYRDANGKVVHNADRPDVMDLDALPDVVDVYYRDMDVRRYNVPFLLYPFVALYTTRGCPAQCTFCLWPQTLSGHPWRKRSTDAVAREMAKAKEYWPWVKEYFFDDDTFNIQKARTVELCGKLKPLNLTWSCTSRVTTDYETLKAQREAGCRLLIVGYESGDPQILKNIKKGATVDRARQFTKDTKKLGLKVHGDFILGLPGESRESIRRTIDFAKELDVETIQVSIAHAYPGTEMYDFAKKNGFIVGTERMVDDGGHQVAQIEYPGLPREHVMEMVHKFYDEYYFRPKAVFRIVRKAVFNGEERQRLYKEAKSFMKLRAARNKATKDMLAAKQASAEKPRRAEVAGD, encoded by the coding sequence ATGCCTTTAAAAACATTATTCCTGAATCCTCCGTCATTTGAGAACTTTGACGGTGGCGCCAGTTCGCGCTGGCCTGCCACCCGCGAGATTGAATCGTACTGGTATCCGGTATGGCTGGCGTATCCGGCTGGAATGCTGGAAGGCTCGCGGCTGCTGGACGCGCCGCCGCACCATGTGTCGGCGGAAGAGACCATTGAACTGGGCAAGCAGTATGAGTTCCTGGTGCTGTTTACCTCCACGCCCGGGTTCCCAGGTGACATCAAGCTGGTCACCAAGATGAAAGAGGCGAACCCCAAACTGAAGATTGCGTTTGTGGGACCGCACGTGACCACGCTGCCGGAGCGCTCTCTGAATGAGTGCAAGGCCATCGACTTTGTTTGCCGGCGCGAGTTTGATTACTCCGTAGTGGAGTACGCCAATGGCAAGCCGCTGAGTGAGATTATTGGGATTTCGTATCGGGACGCGAACGGGAAAGTGGTTCACAACGCTGATCGCCCCGATGTGATGGACCTCGATGCGCTTCCTGACGTGGTTGATGTGTATTACAGAGATATGGACGTGCGCCGTTATAACGTGCCGTTCCTGCTTTATCCGTTTGTCGCGCTGTATACCACGCGCGGCTGCCCGGCGCAGTGCACATTCTGCCTCTGGCCGCAGACTTTGAGCGGCCATCCCTGGCGCAAGCGCTCGACCGATGCTGTTGCCCGCGAAATGGCCAAAGCCAAAGAGTACTGGCCTTGGGTGAAGGAATATTTCTTTGACGACGACACCTTCAACATCCAGAAGGCGCGGACTGTTGAGTTGTGCGGCAAGCTGAAGCCGCTGAACCTTACGTGGTCCTGCACGTCGCGTGTCACCACCGACTACGAGACCCTGAAAGCCCAGCGCGAAGCCGGCTGCCGTCTGCTGATTGTCGGTTATGAATCGGGCGATCCGCAAATCCTCAAGAACATCAAAAAGGGCGCAACCGTTGATCGCGCGCGCCAGTTCACTAAGGACACTAAAAAGCTCGGCCTCAAGGTCCATGGCGACTTCATCCTCGGACTCCCCGGCGAAAGCCGCGAATCCATCCGCCGCACCATTGATTTCGCCAAAGAGCTCGACGTGGAAACTATTCAGGTCTCTATCGCGCACGCGTATCCCGGAACTGAGATGTACGATTTCGCCAAGAAAAACGGCTTCATCGTGGGCACGGAGCGCATGGTCGACGACGGCGGACACCAGGTCGCGCAGATTGAATATCCCGGCCTGCCGCGTGAGCACGTAATGGAAATGGTCCACAAGTTTTACGACGAATACTATTTCCGTCCCAAGGCTGTCTTCCGAATTGTGCGCAAGGCCGTCTTCAACGGAGAAGAGCGCCAGCGCCTATATAAGGAAGCCAAGTCATTCATGAAGCTGCGTGCCGCGCGTAACAAGGCCACCAAGGACATGTTGGCCGCCAAGCAGGCATCGGCGGAAAAGCCGCGCAGGGCTGAAGTCGCGGGCGACTAG
- a CDS encoding EamA family transporter, with translation MNSLKLWTAIGMLVLASSAGDVMLSAAMKRIGDLDLIRMEKGLLGVISHVVREKLFLLGLCCLIFSFFCLLTALSWGDASLVAPASASLTYICSAIMAKFLLHENVDRRRWLSAALVCVGVLLLVK, from the coding sequence ATGAACTCGCTTAAGCTCTGGACCGCCATCGGGATGCTCGTCCTCGCCTCCAGCGCGGGAGACGTGATGCTCTCCGCCGCCATGAAGCGCATTGGCGATCTCGATCTTATCCGCATGGAAAAAGGACTTCTCGGCGTGATCAGCCACGTCGTCCGGGAAAAGCTCTTCCTTCTCGGACTCTGCTGCCTCATCTTCAGCTTCTTCTGCCTGCTGACCGCGCTCTCCTGGGGCGACGCCAGCCTCGTCGCGCCGGCCTCCGCGTCCCTTACCTATATATGCTCCGCCATCATGGCCAAATTCCTGCTGCATGAAAACGTCGACCGCCGCCGCTGGCTCTCCGCCGCGCTGGTCTGCGTGGGTGTGCTGCTGCTGGTGAAGTAA